The following proteins are co-located in the Betta splendens chromosome 9, fBetSpl5.4, whole genome shotgun sequence genome:
- the LOC114863211 gene encoding interleukin-1 beta-like: MECEMRSSVSMKWSHRMPTGLELEVSHQPLKMKHLVNIIIALERLKTSGSQSVLSTEFRDENLLHVVMESIIEEHLVTECESAPSNDFSSGVEYQCSINDTKKRSLVLSQDSLKLYAIMLQGGNEHRKVYLNMSTYIHPSPDREARPVTLRIKGTDLYLSCFKDDAEPTLHLEVVEDKSSLSTISPNSEEMRFLFYKHDTGLNVSTLMSARFPDWYISTGQSDNNPVEMCQETDNRYRTFTIQRQS, from the exons ATGGAATGTGAGATGAGATCCAGCGTGAGCATGAAGTGGAGCCACAGGATGCCCACGGGACTGGAGTTGGAGGTCTCCCATCAGCCACTTAAAATGAAACACTTGGTCAACATCATCATTGCCTTAGAGAGGCTGAAGACCAGCGGCTCACAGTCCGTGCTGAGCACCGAGTTCAGGGACGAAAACCTGCTGCACGTGGTGATGGAGAGCATCATTGAAG aacATTTAGTGACCGAGTGCGAGTCTGCTCCGTCGAATGATTTCAGCAGTGGGGTCGAATACCAATGCAGCATAAATGACACTAAGAAGAGGAGCCTGGTTCTGAGCCAAGACAGCTTGAAGCTCTACGCAATTATGCTGCAGGGTGGCAATGAGCACCGCAAAG TTTACCTCAACATGTCGACCTACATACACCCGTCACCAGACAGAGAGGCCAGACCCGTGACTCTGCGCATCAAAGGCACAGATCTGTACCTGTCCTGCTTCAAGGATGATGCTGAGCCAACTCTGCATCTGGAG GTTGTGGAGGACAAAAGTAGTCTGTCCACTATCAGCCCCAATAGTGAGGAGATGCGGTTCCTGTTCTACAAACACGACACCGGGCTGAACGTCAGCACCCTGATGTCTGCTCGCTTTCCTGACTGGTACATCAGCACCGGACAGAGCGACAACAATCCTGTAGAGATGTGCCAGGAGACGGACAATCGCTACAGAACCTTCACCATCCAGCGTCAGAGTTGA